From a single Nicotiana tomentosiformis chromosome 2, ASM39032v3, whole genome shotgun sequence genomic region:
- the LOC138906540 gene encoding transcriptional corepressor LEUNIG-like, with protein sequence MIWDAAKPSNPFQKLVGHADHVMSIDFHPSKVGLLSSCDSNDEIRLWDVNDGDCKLIFKGGSSQVRFQPRFGNLLACSTGNIINIFDVETNSIQQQLQGHVRDVRSICWDMSGNFLASVSEDSARIWCVSGRKCLHELRSSGNKFQSCTFHPDRAQILAIGSHELLELWNPMY encoded by the exons ATGATATGGGATGCAGCCAAG CCAAGCAACCCTTTCCAAAAACTTGTGGGGCATGCTGATCATGTGATGTCCATAGATTTTCATCCATCAAAGGTGGGTCTTCTCAGTTCTTGTGATAGCAACGACGAGATTAGACTGTGGGATGTCAATGACGGTGATTGCAAACTCATTTTTAAG GGAGGTAGTAGTCAGGTTAGATTCCAACCTCGATTTGGGAACCTTTTGGCATGTTCTACaggaaatattattaatatatttGATGTGGAGACTAACAGCATCCAACAACAGTTACAA GGACATGTCAGAGATGTCCGTTCTATCTGTTGGGATATGAGCGGGAATTTCCTGGCATCCGTGAGCGAGGATAGTGCACGGATATGGTGTGTTAGCGGAAGAAAGTGTTTACATGAACTGCGCTCCAGTGGCAATAAGTTCCAGTCATGCACTTTCCACCCTGACCGCGCTCAAATCTTGGCGATTGGTTCTCATGAG TTACTGGAGCTGTGGAATCCAATGTACTAG